TGCATTGCTTGTCTTGGTAACCTTTGTAACTTCTTTTCCTTGAGATGGTAACCGAAACGCTATGAATCTATGTTCATTTTTGTCGTACTTTCTAAAAGAGAAAAACTACGGTTCGATTACAAAGAAAAATGATTTACCTGGAAAAGAAGTTCTGGCTTATTCATGCTGGGAGCCCAAGATCACGCCAGAACCTTAAGTAAAGCTTGGCCGAGACTTTCTGAAGCCTTGACGTAGATGGCCCTAATACAGATGCCGTACCCGAAAGGATGACAGAAAAAAAGTTGCAGCGGCAATAACACGTAAGAGGGTTATTCCCTAAGTCAACATTTATGTTTGAGTTACGAGCAATCAAAAGGGTCGTCCTCGTTGGAGGGCGACCCTTGTCCCCAAGCCTGAATGAACGAGCGATTAGGCGGTGACCGCTACCTGGTCGAGGTGGCGGGCCCACTGCCGGCCCTCACGGGCTGCCTGCGCGTTCTTGTGGAAGGCGTAGCCGGCGATGAGCGGAAGGGCGAGCGTTGCCTCAGAGTAGACCATCTGCTCGTACGTGAGATCGACCTTGCCCCAGCTCGACGCTTCCTTCAAGGTGGAGCCGGAGAGAGCGCCGTCGCGGGCATCGGCCACGGTGATCTGGATGGCGTACTTGTGCATCGGGGCTTCGACGCCGAGGATGTCGGCGGCCACGACGATGTCCTGCGCGAAGTTCTTGGGGACGCCTCCGCCGATCATCAGCAGGCCGGTGGTAGGGTTGACGATCTTGAGCTGGGTGAGCTCGTAGAAGTCCTTGGCCGAGTCGATGGAGACCATCGGCTTGCCCTGGCGCGCGTGCTGGTGCGCGACGAGGCCGAAGCCAGCGGAGCAGTCCGAGAAGGCGGGGCAGAAGATGGGGACGTTCTTCTCGTAGGCGGCGAGGATGATGGAGTCACGTCCGCCTGCCTGCGGGGTCTTGCCATTCTTGACGAGGTAGGCTCCCATCTCGCGGATGAACTCGCGCGAGCTGTACGGGCGCGGTTCGAGCGAGTTGGCAATCTGGTGGGTAGTCTCGTCGCAGATGCGCAGTTCTTCCTCATCGATGAAGGTGTCGTAGATGCGGTCGATCATCAGCTCGCGGAGCTCGGCGTCGCCCGCGCCGTACTTGTACTCATCGCCGGCGCGGTAGTGGTTGAAGCCGAGGGCTTCGAAGAAGTCCTGATCGACGATGTTGGCGCCGGTCGAGACGACGGCGTCGACCATGTTGTTGCGGATGAGGTCGACGAAGATCTTTTGCAGCCCGGCCGAGATGAGGGAGCCGGCGAGGCACAGGATGACGCCGCACTCCTGGTCACGCAGCATCATCTCGTAGAGGCTGGCGGCGCGGGCGGTATCACGCGAGCTGTAGGCCATGTTTTGCAGGGCGTCGACTAGGGCGACGACGTTGTGCTGCTTGATGTCAATGTGCCGGATTGGCTGGTTGAGGAGTTCTTTTTTCGTAGGCATAGCCTATATAGGATACCAAGCGGAAGACGCAGGTTGGCGCGGGCTCTATGTGAATTTTGGGGTTG
The Edaphobacter bradus genome window above contains:
- a CDS encoding 1,9-bis(guanidino)-5-aza-nonane synthase, yielding MPTKKELLNQPIRHIDIKQHNVVALVDALQNMAYSSRDTARAASLYEMMLRDQECGVILCLAGSLISAGLQKIFVDLIRNNMVDAVVSTGANIVDQDFFEALGFNHYRAGDEYKYGAGDAELRELMIDRIYDTFIDEEELRICDETTHQIANSLEPRPYSSREFIREMGAYLVKNGKTPQAGGRDSIILAAYEKNVPIFCPAFSDCSAGFGLVAHQHARQGKPMVSIDSAKDFYELTQLKIVNPTTGLLMIGGGVPKNFAQDIVVAADILGVEAPMHKYAIQITVADARDGALSGSTLKEASSWGKVDLTYEQMVYSEATLALPLIAGYAFHKNAQAAREGRQWARHLDQVAVTA